The sequence below is a genomic window from Phoenix dactylifera cultivar Barhee BC4 chromosome 8, palm_55x_up_171113_PBpolish2nd_filt_p, whole genome shotgun sequence.
GAGTGACTTTGAGTTTATTACTGCAAAGGATCTCGAGCATTTCGCTGTTGATCCAGCCAGAAGAACTCGTCGGAGGTAAGTCTTTGTTGACATCCCCTTGTTCCCAAACTATTACGCATGGGCTTATAGGACTAGGTCCAATGGACCAATCCAATACTCGCTCGCCACATTACACTCCTTCTATATAAACTATTCAAGATCAAAACATAGAAAGAATTCATTCTATAATCAGCTGCATACATGCCTCGGGATTTGGATTGGCCCACCAGATCTGGTACATCAAATAATTTCCCGACTACTTAGAATAACATGAATCTTTCATGTCATAAAAGCACCTCCTGCTCTTTGATTTCAAATGATTGGAAGCCTTCATGTAGGCTCTAAGAGATTTCGACATactttttgctttgagaacttcTGATTGTTCATGCAagagtcctaacaggttgtccACGATACATGGCAAATTCATGCTACTCAGTCTCCCACATATAATGTCTCTCAAAAGTTAAGCGCCCCTggggatttttcttttttgttgttgtgATGGAAATGGTTGTTATGGACCATCCATCTTTTATTGATTGAGCCAAACGACAAAGAAGACTGAAAGGATTAATAAGAAGTATGGCTTCCTCGTAGAATAAGACAACTGCTaagaaaggaacaaaagaagTTACAAAAGAGAGAATTCAGAGTGCCACCAGAGTTGTTCTTGCAACTAGGAAAAGACAATCGGCAATATTCAGAGAGCAAACTTGGCAAATTGAGGCAAAGCAGAGAATTGGGGAGGATGAATTACAGATACTTAGGTGCCACCCTAGTGAATGTCACAAAATTGCTGAGAATGAAAGAAACTTTGTAGCTACAAAAATCAAGACCTCAATGGCTACAAAATGGAGATGGGAATATTAGGTTCTATCCCCAATCAATTGTTTTTACACTACAGGAAAAGtcggttttaccgacgcttttttgccgacgcttgtaagCAATTTTCGGTCTAACGTCAAAATTTGCCGACGGCAAAAGACGACGGTAATAAGCGTCGGTTTAGTCTCCggcctaagacgacgctaaaaagcgtcgtcggaagccaacGCACCAGGTTAAATCCCAACCCTCTTCTGACCACCCCCGTCGGAAGCCACCCTCACACACCAGTCTCTCTCTCTACCCTCGAGCCTCATCTCTCtcatccctcctccctcctctctccagGTTTCCGTTTTCCCGGCCACCGCCCTCCTCTCTCTATTTAACCAGTAGTATTACCCACATCTTTCTCGCCCATTCctcgtcttctctctctctctaacccaTCAAAGGTGCCTTCTCATCATCATCGCCGCCCCTCCCTAACCCCCTCTGGATTCAAGAAGCAGAATGGCTCCGGCGATGATGTCTTCGCCCGCCTCTTCGCCGCCTCCCTTGGATCCCGACTCCGCCCCTCTCTCCCCCGAACCACGGATCCTCAAGTCCCGCCTCGTCGCCGGCGAGACCctctacggcctcttcctcttgtgctcctCCCCGACCCTCGCCGAGATCACCGGCCTCGCCGGCTACAACTACGTGGTCGTCGACATGGAGCACGGCTCTGGCGGCATCGTGGAGGCCCTCCCCTGCCTCCGCGCCCTCGCCGCCACCCGCACCCCGGCCATCCTCCGCCTTCCGAAGCTCTCCGCCGCCTGGGCCAAGAAGGCCCTCGATCTCGGCCCCCAGGGCCTCATGTTCCCCATGATCGAGTCCCCCGACGCCGCCGAGACATCACTCCTATTATCTGCACTCGCCAAGAAATTTGCGATCTTCTCTTTGTCTTCACCTCGTCCATAAACCTCAGACTCAATAACAACTGAGAAGGTCTCTCGATCGGGAGTCCTTCCTGAGGTGGACCCCTCTGCCAGATGGAATTTTGCCCTCTCTTCCGTGATCTCGCCCAATCTCTTATTGATCGTTTTTATCTTTTGAGCCATCTTACAGcaaaaagcaatttggttgtcaGGAGAGAAGAAGTCGCTAACCATTCCGATCAGCTGGTTATGTCTCTGGATCCTTCGTCGCAGGGCTTCGTACCGGAACTCATCCACCACGTCGTCGGCATCGAAAGCTGCATCCTTGAGCTTCCTCAGCCAACCAGCCAGAGCTTTGTCGCGGATGGATCTCCTCTCGGCATCATCGAGTACATCACCGATCGTTGACAGCACGCTCTGCAGCCTCTCGATGTCAGAGTTGACTCTCCGTGCCAATCCCAGCTCTTCCCAAAATCTAGAACCCAGCTTCCCGATCACGACTTTCAGAATGGGCGAGGCAACTGCTATTGCTGTTGCTTCTGCCATCGCTGAACACTCCACGGATAGATTTGCGCAGGAGATTGTAAACGGTGAGGGCTTGGTGAGCGGAGGATGCTTGGGGTTGGGGGTTTCCAAGTTGACTTAGACCATCATCTGGAAGAAGGGTGCTGGGGGCAGTGGATGTGGGGATTTTCCGGCAGGCGGCGGTGGAGGACGTGCGGCGGTGGAGGAGCACGGAGGTGGACATTGGGGAGAAATTGAGGAAACGAGGCTCtgaatcaaaatatttttttttaaaaaaattttttaaCACACGCTTTAAAGTGTTGTTAAATTGGTTTTTAGCGAcatttaaaagcgtcgctaaaacaCGTCGCTAAAAACCGCCTTAGCGACGCTTTCCAGAAGCGTCGACAATTCTTTTTTCCACTCTGACATAGCCGATCCTTtggcgacgcttttaaaagcatCAAAAGAAAACTGACTGACGCTTATAAGTATCGGTAAAAGCCTAAAAAAGCGTTGCCAAATCTTATTTTTCTTATAGTGTTAGAAAGAGGAGGAACAGAATTTTGCAGGTTATGAACTCGGAGAGTAGTGAAGAAGGAGGATTCTATTGTTGTTGCCTTTCTGCATTTTTTGAAACAAAAGGTGGGCTTCCTCCAAGGATCTAACACCACTATTCTCTCAGCTTATGGACAATACTATCCACGTAGGGAAGTCAGTATGGATGAGATTATAACTACCCAGTgtctcacccaaaaaggctagccgaaagtttttttttttttggtttcttagCTCTCTATAAGTACCCAACATCTCCTcggcgaataatcgatgtaaaACTAAACACAGGaccacacgggtcctcacaaagATTGAGATAGAACTAGAGTCATTGGGATTGGACAAATGTTCATGGTCTAATGGAAAACAGGATGTGTATAAAGTTGTATGTCATTTCTTCTCTATTCACTCACATGCCAGATGCTTGGGAGGCAACTCATGTGGTCTAGGTTTCCGAACCCTACCAAGCGTAAGCATTCTGACGTATAGATTATGTAATACTATTTATAAACCGATAGTAAGATCACTAGCTAATAGACTTAAGATGGTGTTGGGGTCTCTAACTTTCATGCCCCACAACATTTGGAGGGGACTTATAATGtagaaatataattttcatAATGACTGGACCATCTAAAATCTTCCTCTAAGAAGTTCGACTTGTTGGAAGGTTGTGTAAAAGTAGCAAAGGATTGATTGGGTCATTCCGATGGACGATTGGTGATGGAAGCTCCATGTGTGTGGAAAGATCCTTGGTTTTCAAGCGAGCTTCTAGAATGGCCTGTCCTATGGATGCTGAGGATATTGATCTACACAAGAAACAACTAGTTGTTACTACCTAATGGTGAATAGAAAGAAACTCTAATGAGAAACATGTTTTCAATATTCCGTTGATATCTATGGATGGCCATAAATGGAGAGGTGTTTGGTACTTCTCTATTATTGAGTAAATTGCTTTCTAGCTAACATTTGCTGGGTCTAAAATACTTCCACTAAAAGGTACCCAAAAGTCCTATCTTCAACTAGGATTTTCTGCAATGTGCGAGCTACACCATAAGGCTATGTAGCCCTTGGTGGCAATCATTACAAGATAGGCATTGTGTTTGATACGATACATATTCATGGACTTGCTGTGTTTGATGGTTGTACAGCCTGCAAGGGCATCGTCAAGAGATGGATAGTGTATGCTATATATGTAATCCAATTAGAAAGTAGGAAGATTTTTCACAATTCGCTCAACTCTAACTCCCCAAAAAAGAAGATGGAAGAATTGCAAAAATAAAGCTTAAATCCcctttacttttattgatgataaaaaaaaataagatgtACAATCTATGGAAAGGATTGAGGAGAGCTTGGGGACAGGAGCTGGCCGAAGGAGCAGGTCAATAGAGAGAGAGGagccctctcttcctctctctttatcTTGCTCAAGGAAAAGATAAACGGATGTGAAATTAATTTTCCAATACCGCGAAAGGAGGCCTCGAGTCCAAACTAACGTACCTTCTCCGTCTCCACATGGTTATCAAGAACTTCCTAATCTCAATCCAACGGTCATGGTTTGACGTGCAAAAAAAAGTTATATGTATATAAAATAGATCGATCATACAtacttataaatataaatatatcctAAAAAAACAGAAAGTAAAATATCCAAAACAGATTCAGAATGAATAACAAATCAATTTATAGAAATTCGGCCGAATGCCGAACTACATGAAAGTAGGCAATCCAGTTGGCCATTCGATTATTTTTTCTGTAAATGTTTCTGGCCATACACGCACTGCAGCCCGACCCAGGGCTGGAATTCAGACGTAAGATGATGCCATCTTCTCGTCAAACTGGTCCTCGGTACGTTTCATACTTTTCCTCACGATATCTTTCTGATATTTTTTTATGGACAGGTGCTGATCAATTTAAATTGCCGCTCGCTGGTGACCCACCAAAAGAGGTGACGCTGACGCTCCTTCCGAATGGCTATATAAAGCTCGGCAACCAAGCCCTTTACATCTACCACATAAACAGCCAAGCCCTTTACATTCTTCaaccaaaataaagaaaaaaaagccttCTACGCGCGCGCGCGGGGAGAGGGAGCGAGAAGAAGGAAATATGGGTTCCATGGTTCCAGAGAGGCCTCATGCAGTGCTCATCCCCTTCCCAGCCCAAGGCCACGTAACCCCTATGCTAAAGCTAGCCAAGCTCCTCCATTCCCGTGGCTTCTACATCACCTTTGTCAACACCCACTTCAACCAAAACCGCCTCCTCAGGTCCGGAGCCATCTCCTCCCTCGACAGCCTCTCGGAATTCCGCTTCCAGTCCATCCCGGACGGCCTCCCTCCGACCGACAAGGATGCCACCCAAGACATCCCCTCCCTTTGCGATTCCATCCCAAAAAATTGCATTCCCCCCTTCCGTGACCTCATCACAGAGCTCAATGACCCTTCCTCTCCTACACCTGCGGTGTCATGCATAGTTTCCGACGGGGCCATGAGCTTCACACTCGATGTTGCCAAGGAGCTCCGAATCCCCGAGGTCTTGTTCTGGACCCCTAGTGCGTGCGGCGTCATGGGCTACCTCCACTACCAACATCTCATTGAAAGAGGCATCTTTCCTCTCAAAGGTTACTAACTTTCTTAAGTTAAATCAATAGATACCGCCACAATATCGATTCATCAATACTTACAGTTCTTCTCTCTTAATTGGTGCGCAGATGCCAGTGATCTCACTAACGGATATCTCGAGACACCCATCGATTGGATATCAGGGATGAAGAATGTCCGGCTGAGGGacttgccaacctttcttcgtACGCTAGACTCCAAGGACATCATGTTCCATTTCTGTAACCGTGAGGCCCAGAGATCATCCATGGCGTCGGCGATCATATTAAACACCTTCGACGAACTCGAACGTCCTGTATTGGATGCGATGGCATCGATACTCCCTCCTATCTATACCATAGGCCCTTTATCCTTGCTCTCTCGCCAAATCACCACGAGCCCAACAACGTCGATAAGCTCGAACCTGTGGAAGGAGGACCCAGCTTGCTTGGAGTGGCTCCAAGGGAGAGAGCCCGGGTCGGTCGTGTACGTGAACTACGGTAGCATTACGATGATGACGAACGAGCAGCTGATCGAGTTCGCGTGGGGGCTGGCTAACAGCAAGCATGATTTCTTGTGGGTGATCAGGCCTGACCTTGTGAAAGGAGACTCAACTGTGCTTCCACAAGAGTTCTTGAGCGAGACCAAGGAGAGGGGTCTGCTGGCGAGTTGGTGCCCACAGGAGGCGGTGCTATCGCACCCCTCCATCGGAGGGTTCCTGACTCATAGCGGATGGAATTCGACGTTGGAGAGCATATGCGGTGGAGTGCCGACGATAAGTTGGCCATTCTTTGCCGAGCAGCAGACTAATTGTAGGTATGCCTGCACGGAGTGGGGCATCGGGATGGAGATTGACAGCAACGTAAAGAGAGAGGAGGTGGAGAGGTTGGTGAGGGAACTGATGGAAGGGGAGAAGGGAAAGGAGATGAGGAGGAGGGCGGTGGAGTGGAAGGGGAGTGCAATCAGCGCAACGCAACCAGGTGGCTCTTCTTTTCAGAATTTCGACAGGTTGGTCAACGAGGCGCTGCTTTGAAGAAAATGCGTTCATATTGATATTGTAATCAGATGCATGGAACTAGGATTTATCGAACAGTTTATTCTCTATGGTTGTAATATGTGTTATGATCCTTCTATGGCTTTCGAGCGGTAAAATTATCTTACTCCTTGTAATTCTAAAATTCTTTGTTTTAGAATTTTGACTTAATTTTCTcgggaaaaacagtttatttcCTTGggccaagaaaaaaaatcctagcGGCGGGGTTCTAGTTTTAAGATTATATTATAGTTTAACTGATTGATATCAGTAACTTTTCCAAAACTAGGGTCCACTGTTTAAACCTGTTAGTGCCATATCGTACacgatatttatatatatatatatatttgaaaaacTTAGTTGGTCAGGTCACATCAGGTACATTAATAATTTGACAGAAAACTGGCACGTTCATTGAAAGAGTAGCTGTGATGAATAAGGATGGCGATCGCCATTGTAAATTTACAAGGTCTG
It includes:
- the LOC120111707 gene encoding 4-hydroxy-2-oxovalerate aldolase-like, which gives rise to MAPAMMSSPASSPPPLDPDSAPLSPEPRILKSRLVAGETLYGLFLLCSSPTLAEITGLAGYNYVVVDMEHGSGGIVEALPCLRALAATRTPAILRLPKLSAAWAKKALDLGPQGLMFPMIESPDAAETSLLLSALAKKFAIFSLSSPRP
- the LOC103699677 gene encoding 7-deoxyloganetin glucosyltransferase-like produces the protein MGSMVPERPHAVLIPFPAQGHVTPMLKLAKLLHSRGFYITFVNTHFNQNRLLRSGAISSLDSLSEFRFQSIPDGLPPTDKDATQDIPSLCDSIPKNCIPPFRDLITELNDPSSPTPAVSCIVSDGAMSFTLDVAKELRIPEVLFWTPSACGVMGYLHYQHLIERGIFPLKDASDLTNGYLETPIDWISGMKNVRLRDLPTFLRTLDSKDIMFHFCNREAQRSSMASAIILNTFDELERPVLDAMASILPPIYTIGPLSLLSRQITTSPTTSISSNLWKEDPACLEWLQGREPGSVVYVNYGSITMMTNEQLIEFAWGLANSKHDFLWVIRPDLVKGDSTVLPQEFLSETKERGLLASWCPQEAVLSHPSIGGFLTHSGWNSTLESICGGVPTISWPFFAEQQTNCRYACTEWGIGMEIDSNVKREEVERLVRELMEGEKGKEMRRRAVEWKGSAISATQPGGSSFQNFDRLVNEALL